The window TTCGCAGCGTGTCTAGCGAGAAATGTTCCAAGCGCTTACGCGATGTCGGCAAGTGCGCAATGTGCCAGCCTTCAGGCTTGATTTTCCCGCGTCCGGGAATGAACACACGACTAAAGCCAAACGATGTTCCAGACTCCATCCGAGACGTCAAAAACGCATGGAACTTTGCAAACATGCCACTGCACTCCACGGGCGTGAGCTGCACTTCGTAGCCCTCCGGGCACGCAGCTCCATCGACCACGTCGATGTCCGTCCCCAAATGGTGACGGCTCGCCCCCGGCAATGCCGACCATGTGAGAATTGCATACATCAGTTCTTCTTCGTCTTTCGGGCGTTCCATCGGCTCGCCCTTTTCATTCAAGAGCTTGAGTTCGCCACGAGCCTTGCGGTTCCAAATCGAAAGTTGCTTTTCAAACGAGCGGTACGCCGATTCAATACGCAACTCAAAACCGTTCGCCTGGGCTTCGTTTGACAGAGCACGTAAATCATCCACAATTTCGCGGTCTACAAAGTATCCCGGCTGGAACTCCACCAAGTCCGGCGTTCCTAGGCCGTAGGGCAACAAATCCTGAGACAAGTCCGTCATTGAATCGTCCCTCCCATTTTTTCAATCAAGTCTTTCCACTGTTGCACCGTCGTTTTCTTCTTGGGTTTCGACTTTTTACCCAAAAGCGACTGCGCCAACGGAGCCGGGTTTGCATGAGTCCACGCAATCGCAAGCGCATCTGAAGCATCCAGCGGAAGCTCCCCGCCTACAATTCCCAAATGCGCAAAAATCATATTCGCCACATGTTCCTTCGAGGCGGCGCCATTGCCTGTCACAGCCTGCTTCACGACTTTTGGCGGGTATTCCTCGTACGTCATTCCGCGACGATGGCACGCCACAAGAATCGCCCCACGGATATGCCCAAGCACCAATGCGCTCTTCACGTTCTTTGCAAAGAACACGCCTTCCATCGCAAGCGCATCCGGGTGGTAATGATCCAGGCGTTTTTCGAGCTCCGTCACGATATGCACAAGCCTATCTTCGAGATTTTTAGTGGCGTTCGCATGGAACGTGCCATATTCCAGCACCTGAATTTGGTTGCCAGTCTTTTTCAAGAACGCATATCCGGTCGTAATCGAGCCCGGGTCAATACCAAGAATAACCATAATCCAAAAAATAGATAAAATTGCTTTTTTTTCAAAAAAAACGCATTTACGGGAGCGTACTTTATTAGATTTCTCTTATAGGAGGCCGCAATGCTGATTGATCAAGAACATGCAGAGTATATGAGAACTAAAGCTCACCCGAGGCAGTTGGGAATTCCCCTGAGCCGTTGGGGGCGTAACCTTATCGCCTGCTGTCCGTTCCACGCTCCAGAAGAAACATCGCTGTTTTTCTACGATGCGCTAGGTTACTGGCGCTATCGCTGTCTCCAATGCGGTGCAGAAGGCGACTTGGTCGATTTTTTGATGAAGAGCCGCTTCAACGGCATGGACGAGCAGACCGCCCGTTCCGAAGCCTTTGAATTCCTCGGCGCACTCGACAAGGACCTCGCGAACAACCAGGATAGCGAACACCCGTGGGTCAAGGAAGTCGGTGGCGAAAAATCCAAGGTCCTCGAATGCTTTGTGCGTTACTGCCACTGGGCTGCCTGCAAGAGCCCCTCTTCGGCAAAGTTCCTCGAAGCCCGCGGCTGGAGCATTGGCCAAGCCCAACTTTACGGTCTCGGTTACTACAGCGGCGACCCGGAACCGTTCATCAGCTACTGCATGCTCTCCGGCATCGAACGCCACCAGATCAGTTTTTACCTCGACAACCTCGAAGCGTACCACGAACCGCGAATTACCATTCCGGCCCGCAATTCCAAGGGATTTATCCATTCCGTTTACGGTAGACTCATCGACGATAACGAAAAGAGCCATACCTACATCACGTATGCTTCTGGTCCGACCGTCATTCCGTTCAACATCCAAGCCGATAGCGAAAACCCCATTATCGTACAGGGATTCTTTGACGCGCTCACCGCTGACCTCGCCGGCATCCCAGGCGTTGTCTCCACGATGTTCCAGGAACTGAACGTCAACCACCTGTACAAACTCAAGGCTTGCGGAGCCGAATCATTCACGGTCATCTTGCGCCGCGAAGAAGATCGCCGCAATCAGGAACTCAAGATCCAGAAGTACTTGAAACTCGCCGAACAGATGCACATGAGTCTCAAGTCCATTGTACTGCCGAAGGACGAATCCGTTGATACGTTTGTCCGCAAGAACGGTGCCGACCAGCTTATTGACCTCATCGCCAATACCGAAGTCGATACTATTCATTCGCACCGCCGCTCCATGCTGTTGCAGGACATCAAGGAAAACTTCGATACCGCAATGGCTTGTCCGCCAGACCAAAGCGTGGGCTACAAGCTCAGCACATTCCCGAAGCTCACCAAGGAAATCGACGGCGTTCAGTCGGGATGCTTCTTTGTATCGTCTCAGCCATTCGGCCTCAAGACATTCTTGCTTTCGAGCCTTACGCTCGACCTTATCGAGAGCAACCCGAACCTCAAGGTCATTTACGTCGCTTATGAAACGCCGCGCCGCCAAATCTTTGACCGCCTTGTTTCCATGATTATCGGCGAATCGATTTTGAACGTCCGCAAGCAGAATGCAGACAACGAAATCAACAAAAAGATTACGGAAGCAACGCGCGACCTGATGGCTTACGTACGCAACAATCGTCTCGAAATTTGGGACGACATGCCTTCGCTCGACTTTAACGACTTGCTCAAGACACTTAGCCAGGAACTCAAGGACCATCCGGACTTGATTCTCGTGATTGACGGTATCGACCACATGAAGATTACCGACCGCCCGGAACTCCCGGACATCCACGAGAAGCGTTCGTCCATCATGCTCGACTTGTACAAGGCTCTCGACATCCCGATATTCCTCGGTGGCGAACTCATCGATTCCAACATGGGACTCCTTGGCCCGCGTGCATACCTCCGCGATTCTGACGCCATTTACTGGCTTACCGAAAAGGATGGCGCATTGAATCTCTCCGTAGATTCCAAGCGCATGGGCACAAGCCGCGTGTACGAAGACAAGATTTTGATTGACCCACAATCTAGCCGCATGAAAGAAGCTTAATGTTTACCATTGTCGATTTTAACAACTTCTGGAGTCCGTCAGGAGGCGGAGTCCGCCGTTACCATTTGCAGAAAATGGCGTTTTACGAACGCCAAAATGAAGTCCTTTCCGTATTCGTGATGCCCTCGGCGAGCACTTATACAGAAAAGCGAAGCGATGGTTTAATTATCGAACATGTAGAAGCTTTCCGATTCCCTGGCAACTGGGAATACCGCTTTATGTGGAAGTCCAAACAGATTCGTCCGATTCTCGAGAAGTACAAGCCGGATGTGATTGAAGTGGGTTCACCCTACATTTTGCCCTCGGCCGTGCGCAGCATTGCAAAAAAAGTTGTTCCCAATGCGGCACTGTTCAGCTTTTGGCATGCCGACTTCCCCGTAACTTACGTGGGCCGACCCATCGCCAAAAAATTCGGCGCAAGCGTTGGCGTTCTTTCCCGCAAAATTGCTTTCTGGTACGCCAAACAGGAATTTAAAAACTACGATTGCGTACAAGCGTCTTCAAAAGAAGCGATGGCTCGCCTCAAGAAGAACGGACTCCCCGACCCGCGTTGGATTCCGCTCGGTTGTGACATTGATACATTCTCGCCAAGCCGCCGTGACGAAGCACTCGTGAACGAACTCAAGGATGGCGATCCGAACCGCCTCACGATATTCTTCCCGCACAGGCATTGCAACGAAAAAGGCATTGACCTTGTTCTTGGCGCTTACGACATCTTAGCGCAAAAACTCGGACACGAGCCCGCCATCGTCTTTGCAGGCACAGGTCCAAGTCTCCCGCTCGTGCAAGAAGCCGCCGCAAAATACAAGCACGTCAGCTATATCGGTTTTGTGAATTCCATCGACGAAATGGCTCGTTATTACGCAAGTGTCGACATGGGACTTGCACTCTCTGGCTGGGAAACTTTTGGACTTTCAATTCTAGAAAGCATGGCAAGCGGGAACGCACTCGTCGGAGCTGCCGCCGGGGCCGCATTCGAACACGTCACGGAATCGGGCGCAGGCACAATTCTCAAGGAACGCACGCCCGAAGCGTTGGCAGATGCGATTGTCGAGCTCTACCATTCCGACCTCACCGACAAGAAGATTAAAGCTCGTAAATACGCTGAAAAGTTCAGCTGGAATGATTGCTTCAAGCGCCAGCTCGATTTGTACAAAGAAATTTCTGGAAATAAGAAATGAAAAACTTTATACAGAAAATTGCCAAGTTCTTAGAGCCGTCCAAGAACTTGGTTTTAATCTCGCTCGCATTCTGGGTCACGCACATTTTGCTGCGCGTTATGCTCTTGTTCCGCAGCAACCCTTACGGATTCCCGTTTGTATCTAAGCCAGACTGGTTCATTTTCCACGCAGTTTGCATCGACTTTATGTGGATTTGCAATGCGCTCGTGGTGTTTATGATTCTCGGCGGGATCGCCGCAAAGTTTAATAAAACAAAAGTCACGACAATTGCCTACACGGTTTTTCATAGCGTCATTCTGCTCTTTACGCTCCTCGATAACGAAGTGATGCGTTTCCTCGGCGGACATTTAAGCTTTGGGCTTATGGACACGTACAAAGACACTTCGTCCATCGCCATGTTCTACGACTACGTGGCAAACGACTTGTCCGTTCCGTACTTGCAGTTCGTCGTACTTGTGCTGATGCTCCCGCTGACCTATAGTCTTTACAAACTCTTGTACAAGCATTACCACACGCCTGACGGACTGCGCATGAAAAAGTCCGTCATTGCGATGGTCATTTTCTACATCGCTTCGTATCTGTTCGTTTATTTTATCTGGACTGGAAACGCCCGCATGGCAAAGCTCCGTCCAGTCGTATCGCTCGTCTACAACGATTTATTTGTCACGAAAAAAGTTGCAGGTCTTACAGAAAAAGAGCTTGCCACCTACCGAACCTCCTACCAGAATTTGTGGCAACGCGTTGAAGGCGATAGCCTTTGGAAATTCTCGGACGCCAAGGAAGGCCACGGTCTCCCGCTTTACCGAGTCCCAACCGCAGAACTCCAGAACAGCGAAAAACTTGCCGTCCAACGCAAAATGAAGCCGAACTTTATCCTCGTGCTTATGGAATCGCATCGCGGGCTCAACACGGGCTACATGAATCCGCAGATTCAGCCCTCGCCCACGCCGTTCCTCGATTCGCTCGCCGCCAATTCACACGTGTGGATGCGCATGCACACCAGCGGCGTTCCGACCACAGGCGGCGTCCTTTCGACGCACCTCGGCATCCCGCACCACTCCAGACTCGCGCAAGCCACCGATCTTGCACATGTGACACTCCCGAGTTTCGTCTCGGTGCTAACCGAGAATGGCTACAGCACGCATTACATGTCTGCCGCAGACCCCGCCTGGGATAACCTTGGCGTCTGGATGGCAAAATGGTACACCGCCGAACATTACAATCGCGAACGCGAAGACGATTCGACCTTCATGGACCACGCCGCAGAATTCGTACGCGACACACTCTCCAAGGGAGGCAAGCCGTTCCTCGCCACGCTAATGACGCGCTCCAATCATTACCCGTTCAACTTTGCAGCCGGCATGACCGAAGAAGAAAAAGCGCGCCCGTTGCAGGAACGCATCAACGTCACGATGAATTACGCCGACAGGCAGCTCGCCCGATTCATCCGCGCCATCCAAAACGAAGAATGGTACAAGAACACCTACGTCATTATCATGGCTGACCACGGATTCCCCTTGGGTGAAAACGGCGTTTCGACCATGAACGGCGGCGGATTCTCGAACATCAGCTGGATTCCGTTCTTTATCCACGGCAAAGGACTCGACGCAACACGCGACACGACGACAGCCGCTCAAATCGACATCGCCCCCACCGTGCTTGAACTCGCTGGCTACGCGGTTCCGAACATTTTCATGGGACACAACTTGCTGCGCGACACAGAAACCATTTTCAATGCAGATAGCACGAGCGTTAAAAAGGAACGCGCAGGACTCTCGCTAGGCGCTTACTCGGGCTACTCCGCACTCGGTCTCGATAACTACCGCGTCGTCTCAAAGACCGCTAGCAACGACGAAGTCTATCTCTTTAACGATGGAGACATGCGCCAGGAACACGACCTCGCCAAAACAGAAGCCGAACGCACTGCAAAAATGCACGCTACGCTCGACACGCTCATCAAGATTTCGGATTACTCACTCGAACACGGGCTGTAATTCACAAAACGCGCGCATTAAATGCGCGCAGACCTTAACACAAAAAAGACTCGTCAATGACGAGTCTTTTTAGTCGGGATGACTGAATTCGAATCAGCGACCTCTTGAACCCCATTCAAGCGCTCTACCAGGCTGAGCTACATCCCGAGGTCTCTTACAAGAGTATGCCAAAGTTAGTTAAACCACGATATTTTTTCAAGGCAAGCTGCCGAAAAAAGCAATAATTAGCCCATTCCGGCAGTTCTAGTCCTTTCTAAAATATCACTAGTCCTTCCAGTAGCCAATAATCAGCACTTCGGGCGTTGCCTTCGGGAATTTTTTACTCTTGAAGCCCACAATCTTGCGGATGCTCTTTTGCTTGAGTTCCCAGCCTGTGCGTGTAAGCCCAGAAGTCGAAAGCGTGACCTTGATGCCAGGCACCTTACCGCCTTCCTTGATCTTGCCCATGTCATCAACATTGAGCATCACGTTCTTGGTCTTGAGTTTAAAATCCTTCTGGGAGTTTTCGTCAAGCGCCAGGTCCGGGCGCGTCTTCTTGTCCGTACCCCAAACGTAGAACGTCCATTCACGCTTTTCGTTTGCGGCATAATAGCCCGTATCAAAGAGCTTTTCGCCAAAGAAAATCGGATTTTTCACATAGCCGTCGAGCTGTGCGGCATACGACTTACCCTGATTATCGACCATCACCACAACCGGGTTGATTTGGCCGTCCATGCCCGCAAAATCCATATCGAATTCAATCGTCACCGGAGCATTCGGCGCAATTTTCGTCGGATACTTGAAGTTCGACATGCCAATGCCCTGACCCATCACAGTTTCAAGGACAATTTCTTTATTTGTAATATTTGCACCCTTGATAACGATATGGCGCACATCGCCCTGATCCGCATAACCAATCGGGTACGGGTCCGGCACAAAACGGATAATATCTTCAGCCATGACAGTCGCCGAAAAAGCGAGAGCCGCTGCAAAAACAGATTTAAAAATTTTAGACATCATAAAATGAATATAGTAAATAGTTGTTCGTTATTAGTCATTTGCGTTTCAAACGATCCTGACACACATACAGAGCCTCTTCATGGCATTGCGCTTCGACATCGGGATTCTGCGCATTCACATACCTGCTGAGGCAAGAATCGTATTTTTCTTGATCAAGGCATTTTGCATTTTTCTGATTCATCGAGTCACCATCCGTCGGTCCGTACCATTCCTCGGCGCAATGATCTGTAGACGCACAACTACACGCCAACAAGAACGTGCACGAAAACGCAAGTACAGCCAAGATACAAAACCGATGGAAATGCATAGCTTGAATATATAAAATTTCTAAATTTGGCGCCATGACTTCACTCGACGAAATCAAGGCTCTCATCGCGCAAAAAGAACTGTTCATTTTTGATTTGGACGGCACGCTGTTCAATACGCTTGGCGATTTGGCACCAGCCGTAAACTACGCGATGACGCAATTCGGCCTGCACACGCATTCAAACGACGACGTGCGCACATTCATCGGAAACGGTTCCATGAACTTGATCCGTCGAGCAGTCGCTGCAAATTTCATTCCCGTCGCAAGCACCCGCGACATGGCAAAAGTCGCCGAAACGCTCGCTCGCGAAAACTACAGCGAAGAGAAAATCAAAGAAATCCATAAAGTTTATTCAGATTTTTACTGGGAGCATTGTACTGAAAATACGGAACCATACGAAGGCGTTATAGAACTCGTGCAACGAATCGCCACAAACAATCGCTATGGGGATTGCAAGACAAGTAATGGAAACTGCGCCGAGACAAGATGCGCAGCTATGCTCACAAACAAGCCGGTCGCTCCCGCGCAAAAGATTCTCAAAAAATTCAGTCTTGAAAATTCTTTCGCCACATACCTCTGCGGCGACACCACGCCCGAACGCAAGCCAAGCCCCGCCGGCATTAACGAGATTCTCCGCCAGACAGGAATCGCCCCCGAAAAAGCGATTATGATTGGAGACGACACTCCCGACGTTCTAGCCGCAAAGAACGCAGGCATTGACTGTATCACGCTTTTCGAAGGCTTCGGCAAAGCAGAAAACTTGCTTCCGCTTGAGCCCCGCTACACCGCAGGCCACATCAAAGACTTCGCCGAGTTCATTTAACCGCAGAAGGCACCTCCCAATTTTCTATCTTTTTGATAGTTATGTCCTATTTCGACTACACGGCAAACACCCCGGCATGCGAAGAAGCCTTGCAACGATTCTGCGAAGTTGAACGCAGGTTTACCGGCAACGCCAATTCGAATCACGAAGCAGGACATGCAGCAAAAGCTTTCCTCGCCCAAGTGACCGATTCCATCGCGAAACTTTTGGACGTAAACCCCGACGAAATCATTTACACCTCGGGCGCAAGCGAAAGCAACAACACCGCCATCCGCGGCATCGTCCAGGCCAAGCGCCATGTGGGCAAGCACATCATCACGAACCCGCTGGAACATTCTTCGGTAAGCGCCACGCTCACGGCTCTGCAAGAAGCAGGCTACGAAATCGATATGGTAAAAATCGGTACCGACGGGAAAATCGACCTGGAAGACTTACGCAGCCTGCTCCGTAAAGATACGGTGCTCGTAACAGTGAATGCAGTCGATAGCGAACTCGGGACCGTGCAGCCGCTGGAATCCATCAACAAGATTGTCCGCGAGTTCCCGAACTGCAGCCTTCACGTGGATGCAACGCAGGCCATCGGGAAAACGCCCATAAACCTGAATTTGTCAGACACGGCAAGCATCGGCGCGCACAAGTTCTACGGGCTTTCGGGCAGCGGGCTTTTGTACAAAAAAAGCGGAATCGCCATGGAACCGCTCATTTACGGCGGCGCCAGCACCACCATTTACCGCAGCGGCACCCCGACACTCGCGTTGGACGCATCCCTCGAAACGGCACTGTCGCTTGCCGTGGAGCATTTCGAAGAGCGATTTGCCCGCGTCAAGGAACTGCGAACGATTTTGCAAGAAAAACTCTGCGGCTATCCGAAAGTCCGCATCAATTCCCCCGCAGACGCTGTTCCGCACATTTTGAACCTGAGTGTCGCGGGAGCCCGCGGGAACATTTTCCAGAAAGCTCTTTCGGACAAAGGAATTTACGTGTCGGTCAAGTCCGCCTGCAGCGTAGATGCGCTCCCCTCCCGCGCCGTTTTTGCCGTCAGCCGCGACCGCAAAAATGCTTTGAACTCCTGGCGTATAAGCCTTTCGCACCTCACCACCGAAAAAGAAATCGACGAATTCATGGCCGCATTCGACAGCTGCTACAAGGAACTTTGCAAATAAACGCAAAAAAGGTAATGAAAATGGCAAGAGAACTTTCATTTGTCCAAAGCGTAGAACGGAGCATTTCGAAAACATACCGCGAAAGGCTCTGGACGCCATTCATTACCGCCATCAAGAACTACAAGCTCATCGAAGAAGGCGACAAAATCGCCGTCTGCATCTCTGGCGGCAAGGATTCCATGCTCATGGCGAAGCTCATCCAGATGCTTCACCGCCACAGCGACGTGAAATTTGACGTGGAATACCTGGTGATGGACCCCGGTTACAACGAAATCAACCGCCAGAAAATCGAAAGCAATGCGAAGCTTCTGGAAATCCCCATCACCGTTTTCGAGACGAACATTTTCGACGTGGCGAACAACACCGAACGTTCCCCCTGCTACGTCTGCGCCAAGATGCGCCGTGGCCACCTCTACCACAAGGCAAAGGACCTGGGCTGCAATAAAATTGCGCTAGGTCACCACCTCTCCGACGTCATCGAGACCACCGTCATGGCGATGTTCTACGGCTCGCAACTGCAGGGCATGATGCCCAAGCTCCACAGCCTGAATTTCGGCGGCATGGAACTCATCCGCCCCATGTATTGCATCAACGAGCAAGACATTATCAACTGGAAAAACTACAACGGGCTGCAGTTTATCCAGTGCGCCTGTCGCTTTACCGAAAGCTGCACCGTCTGCGACAACGGCGGTGGTGGAAGCAAGCGTCAAGAAATCAAGGCGCTCATCAAACGCCTCAAGCGCGAAAACCCGAATATTGAAAAGAGCATCTTCAACAGCCTGCACTCCGTCTGCATCGAGACATTCCCCGGATTCAAGGCCGGCGGTGAACCGCATTCTTTCCTAGAAGATTACGAAAATCGCGAACCGCAAAAAGGATAGAACTTCACGACAAGCTACTTGTTCTTTATTGAAGACGAATCATCAAACATCGATGGTTGCGGAAGCATCATGTAAAATGAAATCGGGAACGAGAATGTCGCCCCGTTTTTCGATTTCGGAAACACCCAATGGCTGACAGATTCCTTGACATCTTCATTAATAGCGCTAAAGGGGCTATTTTCGGCAATTGTAGTCGATTTAATTTGAACATTTTCAACATCGCCGCTTGAAGCAATTTTCAAAGTCAAGACTATTCTTCCTTCAAATTCACTTGCTAAATCTGATCGACGCCTTACATTCTTATCGAAGATAAAGCGTAAACCATGAACTCGTTGGCGATAAACCTTTAAAAAAGTCTGAACATCAATATCACGACCTTCAACGACAACGTTTTTTGCAGACAAAGGCTTAATACGGCATCTAGGGACCACCTTGCCATCACCCCCTTTGTGAACAACATCCGGAAGGACACCATAAAGAGCCACAGTTTGATTTTGCATAAATCCACCCAAGTCGGGTTTTAGCGTTTTTACAGGAATACTATCACGATAAATTTTAGAGAGTTCACCCTTTTTCAACTTTATCGGATTAACAATCGACTTTGTATCTGATTTAGGATCCTCCGCCTTTTTATCAGAATCGTTACAAGCCGCCCACAACGTTGCAGCGGTCATCAAAGCGATTTTGCCAAGAAATTTGCTAAAGTTTTTTGCCATACATCATAAATAACAAAATTATCTACTTCAGTCGTTCTTTCAGCGCTTCGATTTCGCTCTTTTCCATCCCGAGCGCAAGCAAATACTTTTCTGTAGCGGACGCTAAATCTGCATTTTCGAAATCAGAGATGTCAACACCAGCCGTTTTGAACGAATTCTGCATAAGTCTTACAATAATCGCCTGAAGCAGCTCAACCTGCTTTGTTGTTAAATCAACATGTTTACCATCGACCACGTTATAAAAATTCTTGTGAGTCGTGGCGTAATCCGCCTTGATTTCACCAGCGGTTGCCCCCATCAGCGCTTCGAGCACAGCAATCGTAAATCCAGTTCGGTCCATACCATACGTGCAATGCACTAGATACGGGCCGTCATGCTCTATCATATAGCGCAAGCCTTTGACAAGCCCTTCCTTGAACGGCGAATTCGCAAAAGCAGGTTCCACATTAAGATAAACCACATTCTGCGTTGCATAATAAGAATCTGCAAAGCCTTTGTATTCTTCGGCATATTGTAATTCATCTGCAAGGTTCACAAAAGTCTTGACGCCAGCCACTTTCGCCAATGAATCCGCAATGGCATTGCGATAAATCGCAGGATCAATCGGACTTGAAGATCGATAAAGCACCCCCTCGCCCATTCCGGTTGTATGCACCATTCTAAAATTCGCAAACTCCTCAATAGACAAATCAGGATAAGCCCCCGGATAATTCGCAATTGAAAGCGACTTCAAATTTTCAAGATGGTCAACATAGCCACCCTTTTCCTTCATCTGCACAACAACATCTATCGGGAATTTCAAATCGCGCCCGAGACCAACGACCTCAGCCATTTGGCCGTAACGAGCCTCAAGCTTGATATAGTTCAACCCCTCGGAGACATACAAAAAGAATTCACCAGGAAAAACATATCCGTAACCCGCAACTACAGGAACATCCACCGTATCGTACCCCGCAATCATCACCGTCACGACATCGCCATAATCAAACTTTGTCAGGAACGAATCCGCAACAACGTCAAGTTTCACACCCCCAAATGCAAATATTTCAAGCGTATCCTCCATAACAGTCGTTGAAATCGAAACTAACCCATCCGCGGAAGAGCTCGATGCAACAACAGACGAGGACAACGCGTAATCCGAAGAACTTGATTCTTCAATGGCAGCGCAACTTTCGCCACCTATAGGATTCACCGAAGTCGTGTCAAAGTGGTCGTCGCTACAAGCGGCAAAAAGCAGCGCAAAGGCTAGCGCGCAAAACGCCGCCATCTTTTTATCTAAAGCTTTAACCCAAAAACCAACCATAATTTAAATCTATTTCTTAAGTTTCTAATTTGCGGAACTTTTTAACATTCAAACAAATTAAAACAGAAATGGTCGCCCCGATAAGGCACATGAACATATCTGTCTGCGTATCCCAAATGTAACCTTGCGTTCCCAAGAACGCTTCCGTATCCGTCGGATTACTGAGCGATGCTAGCCACTCAATAATTTCATAAAGCGCAGAAATTGCCTCGGCCACGCACACCGACAAAAATCCCGTCCAGCCCGCCGTCTTGATCGGAGTCGTGCGGCGCAAAAGTTCAATCATCACAAGTGCAGGAGTAACGCCCTGCATCAAATGCCCAATTTTATCGTAGTTGTTGCGCATAAAACCGAACCAATCTTCCATCCAGAATCCAAGCGGAACCTTCGCATACGAATAGTGCGCCCCCACCAAAAGCACCGCCATGTGGAGCGCCATTACCACGTAAAGATACGTGGGCATCCTGAACTTTTTGTAGGTAAATACAAGGACCAACAGCCCGACAATCGCGGGAGCCGCTTCAAGAATCCAAGTGAGGTAAGTATCTTCGACTCCGATAACAGACCAAATCGTCGTCAGGAGAACAAAAGCAAGCAAGAATAAATGAGATTTTGCAATATTATTCATGCTTAGAAAATACAAATTTTTATTTAGACGGTGCGAAGGCTAGGCTTATTCATAAAAACGAATGGGGATATAAACAACAGTCGTCCCTGATTTAACCTTAGGGAACGTCCATTGACTTACAGCTTTTCTTATCTCTTCATCAAATTCTTTAACACCCGTAGTCGATCCCTTTATTGACGATTTTTTTACTCTTCCATCAGCAGCAATCGTTAACTTTAAAGTAATTACGCCATCAAATGTATTATTTGGATTTTTCTTGATGAATTTTCTGTATATGTGCTTTAGGCCGGGACTTCTTTGTTGAAAAACACGTTTAACTCTAGAAACCATATCTTGATTAACAGTTTGTTTGTCTGCGAATTCAATATTTTTATAAAGAACTTTCAGAGTCCATTTAGACGGAAACACATTCGAATTACCCAATAACGATTGAAGAATAGACCTACCATCTACAGAAGAATTTCCAGTACCATCATTAAATCCAACTTTAAAGTCATCTTTAGAGCCAAGACGAGGACGTGGTTTATACCTATCTACAATAACACCATAATAACACATAACAGAGCCCAAATCTGATCTAGCTTTCAAAATCGAATCACGATTTTTTGCAAAAATCATAAGAGCATTTTGATATACGTCTTTCTTTTTTTCTACATCATTCCATTCAATCGGGAAATAAGCCTTCATCAAGCTATCTATAGTCCGCTGCTTTTCAAGCAGTTTCGCGGAATCCAGCAATACGACTGTTTGGGCGTTCGCATCAAGTGAATCTTTGAGAATTTCACTCACAAGAGAATCGTCTTTTTCCGTTACATTCTGCAACGCCG of the Fibrobacter sp. UWB2 genome contains:
- the ruvC gene encoding crossover junction endodeoxyribonuclease RuvC, with the translated sequence MVILGIDPGSITTGYAFLKKTGNQIQVLEYGTFHANATKNLEDRLVHIVTELEKRLDHYHPDALAMEGVFFAKNVKSALVLGHIRGAILVACHRRGMTYEEYPPKVVKQAVTGNGAASKEHVANMIFAHLGIVGGELPLDASDALAIAWTHANPAPLAQSLLGKKSKPKKKTTVQQWKDLIEKMGGTIQ
- a CDS encoding CHC2 zinc finger domain-containing protein, translating into MLIDQEHAEYMRTKAHPRQLGIPLSRWGRNLIACCPFHAPEETSLFFYDALGYWRYRCLQCGAEGDLVDFLMKSRFNGMDEQTARSEAFEFLGALDKDLANNQDSEHPWVKEVGGEKSKVLECFVRYCHWAACKSPSSAKFLEARGWSIGQAQLYGLGYYSGDPEPFISYCMLSGIERHQISFYLDNLEAYHEPRITIPARNSKGFIHSVYGRLIDDNEKSHTYITYASGPTVIPFNIQADSENPIIVQGFFDALTADLAGIPGVVSTMFQELNVNHLYKLKACGAESFTVILRREEDRRNQELKIQKYLKLAEQMHMSLKSIVLPKDESVDTFVRKNGADQLIDLIANTEVDTIHSHRRSMLLQDIKENFDTAMACPPDQSVGYKLSTFPKLTKEIDGVQSGCFFVSSQPFGLKTFLLSSLTLDLIESNPNLKVIYVAYETPRRQIFDRLVSMIIGESILNVRKQNADNEINKKITEATRDLMAYVRNNRLEIWDDMPSLDFNDLLKTLSQELKDHPDLILVIDGIDHMKITDRPELPDIHEKRSSIMLDLYKALDIPIFLGGELIDSNMGLLGPRAYLRDSDAIYWLTEKDGALNLSVDSKRMGTSRVYEDKILIDPQSSRMKEA
- a CDS encoding glycosyltransferase, with amino-acid sequence MFTIVDFNNFWSPSGGGVRRYHLQKMAFYERQNEVLSVFVMPSASTYTEKRSDGLIIEHVEAFRFPGNWEYRFMWKSKQIRPILEKYKPDVIEVGSPYILPSAVRSIAKKVVPNAALFSFWHADFPVTYVGRPIAKKFGASVGVLSRKIAFWYAKQEFKNYDCVQASSKEAMARLKKNGLPDPRWIPLGCDIDTFSPSRRDEALVNELKDGDPNRLTIFFPHRHCNEKGIDLVLGAYDILAQKLGHEPAIVFAGTGPSLPLVQEAAAKYKHVSYIGFVNSIDEMARYYASVDMGLALSGWETFGLSILESMASGNALVGAAAGAAFEHVTESGAGTILKERTPEALADAIVELYHSDLTDKKIKARKYAEKFSWNDCFKRQLDLYKEISGNKK
- a CDS encoding M15 family metallopeptidase, coding for MTDLSQDLLPYGLGTPDLVEFQPGYFVDREIVDDLRALSNEAQANGFELRIESAYRSFEKQLSIWNRKARGELKLLNEKGEPMERPKDEEELMYAILTWSALPGASRHHLGTDIDVVDGAACPEGYEVQLTPVECSGMFAKFHAFLTSRMESGTSFGFSRVFIPGRGKIKPEGWHIAHLPTSRKRLEHFSLDTLRSIYERSDMECKRVVLANLPQLAEEYIYPYFV